In Lepisosteus oculatus isolate fLepOcu1 chromosome 15, fLepOcu1.hap2, whole genome shotgun sequence, one genomic interval encodes:
- the ebpl gene encoding emopamil-binding protein-like — MLSESEGAPALLTPVTVGSLLACGSQLAAGYGLARLIGGRCCRADRWVLIWLFYDAIVHFTLEGPFVYMSLVGTVATSDNVFAELWKEYGKADERWLHSDPTIVSLELLTVVLDGFLAVVLIYAIVKDKHYRHFIQITLCVCELYGGWMTFCPDWLVGSPNLNTSNWLFLWVYLVFFNGIWVVVPGLLLWQSWMALQRTHTQLAEKKVK, encoded by the exons ATGTTGTCCGAGTCGGAAGGAGCCCCCGCGCTGCTCACGCCCGTGACCGTGGGCTCCCTGCTGGCCTGCGGCTCGCAGCTCGCAGCCGGGTACGGGCTGGCCCGGCTGATCGGCGGGCGGTGCTGCCGGGCGGACAGATGGGTCTTAATCTGGCTCTTCTATGATGCCATCGTACATTTCACCTTG gaagGGCCGTTTGTGTACATGTCACTGGTTGGAACAGTGGCCACCTCTGACAATGTCTTTGCCGAGTTGT GGAAGGAATATGGAAAAGCAGATGAGAGGTGGCTCCATTCGGATCCCACAATCGTGTCCCTGGAGTTGCTCACTGTGGTGTTAGATGGCTTCCTAGCAGTGGTTCTCATTTATGCCATAGTCAAGGATAAACACTACAG GCACTTCATCCAGATCAccttgtgtgtctgtgagctGTACGGAGGCTGGATGACCTTCTGTCCTGACTGGCTGGTTGGCAGCCCCAATCTAAATACCAGCAACTGGCTTTTCCTCTGGGTGTACCTGGTCTTCTTTAATGGGATCTGGGTGGTTGTGCCAGGACTCCTGTTGTGGCAGTCATGGATGGCACTTCAAAGAACTCACACGCAGCTGGCGGAGAAGAAGGTGAAATAG
- the arl11 gene encoding ADP-ribosylation factor-like protein 11 yields the protein MGSAISKRYQTKPASVLLLGLDSSGKSTLLYKLKDDLAVETSPTIGFNVEMLELAHKTTLTIWDVGGQDSMRPNWKHYLEDCDALVFVVDSADSSRLDQAKAVLRKIMKDDNMKGVPLLVLANKKELPQSLSIREISNKLELSSYEDTDWEIQACSAYTGLGLQQALLSLAKRIKER from the coding sequence ATGGGATCGGCCATCTCCAAACGTTATCAGACAAAACCAGCCAGcgttctgctcctgggccttgACTCCTCAGGCAAGTCCACTCTGCTGTACAAGCTTAAGGATGACCTGGCAGTGGAGACCTCACCCACTATCGGCTTTAATGTAGAGATGCTGGAGCTGGCCCACAAGACAACCTTGACTATCTGGGACGTTGGAGGGCAGGACAGCATGAGGCCCAACTGGAAGCACTACCTGGAAGACTGCGACGCGCTGGTGTTCGTGGTGGACAGCGCTGACAGCTCCAGGCTAGACCAGGCTAAAGCGGTCCTGAGGAAAATCATGAAGGACGACAACATGAAGGGGGTCCCCCTGCTGGTCCTGGCTAACAAGAAGGAGCTTCCCCAGTCGCTGAGCATCCGCGAGATTTCCAACAAGCTGGAGCTCTCCAGCTACGAGGACACTGACTGGGAGATCCAGGCATGTAGTGCCTACACAGGGCTTGGGCTCCAACAGGCTTTACTCTCATTGGCCAAGCGCATTAAAGAACGGTAG